From the genome of Nomia melanderi isolate GNS246 chromosome 14, iyNomMela1, whole genome shotgun sequence, one region includes:
- the LOC116427058 gene encoding putative oxidoreductase YjmC isoform X1 — MSAVARSLLTAARLATRSSDQSVIQIDAIRRMASSDSTRLVGAAGVVPKDEVVRFVRDCLCKVGTTSEDGQVVGHHLMTADYCGHFSHGLNRLWLYVHDLESKITDPAAKPEIVTDFQAIALVSGNNGLGHVVGKYCMELAIEKAKKFGIGMVSAKSSNHYGICGYYTRMAMDQGLIGFSCTNTSPLMAPTRSKGKGLGTNPLSLGMTAANDDRFLLDMATTTVALGKLELAVTKKEPIPVGWALGSDGKVTTDSEDACKTGILMPLGGEENTSGYKGYGLGLMVEILCGILSGSHFGPNIRQWKGKERIADLGHCFMAINPEAFGPGSKDRLATLLKQLRELPRAGDKPILVAGDPEKVTMERVDQSGGIAYHPNQIKDAEEFAKRLGVQPMKTVSVKGQ; from the exons ATGTCCGCAGTAGCCAGAAGTCTTCTGACCGCCGCGCGGCTCGCCACGAGATCGTCGGACCAGTCTGTAATTCAGATCGACGCTATCCGAAGAATGGCGTCGTCTGACAGCACGCGATTGGTCGGCGCCGCCGGCGTGGTACCCAAGGACGAGGTGGTCAGGTTCGTTCGGGACTGCTTGTGCAAGGTCGGGACGACCAGCGAGGACGGCCAGGTTGTCGGCCATCATCTGATGACCGCGGACTACTGCGGCCATTTCAGTCATGGGCTGAACAGGCTGTGGCTGTACGTGCACGATCTGGAGAGCAAGATCACGGACCCTGCTGCTAAGCCAGAGATCGTCACCGATTTTCAG GCGATAGCTCTGGTCAGCGGCAACAATGGCCTGGGCCACGTGGTAGGCAAGTACTGCATGGAGCTAGCCATAGAGAAGGCGAAGAAGTTCGGGATAGGCATGGTGTCGGCCAAATCCTCGAACCACTACGGCATCTGCGGCTACTACACTAGAATGGCGATGGACCAGGGCTTAATCGGCTTCAGTTGCACCAACACCAGCCCGCTGATGGCTCCCACGCGCAGCAAAGGCAAAGGTTTAGGCACCAATCCCCTATCTTTAGGAATGACGGCTGCGAACGACGATCGTTTCCTCTTGGACATGGCTACCACGACGGTAGCTTTGGGGAAATTGGAGCTGGCAGTGACGAAGAAGGAGCCCATCCCCGTTGGATGGGCTCTGGgcagcgatgggaaggtcaccACTGACTCCGAAGACGCGTGCAAGACTGGAATACTGATGCCTCTGGGCGGAGAGGAGAACACTTCGGGGTATAAAGGCTACGGTCTAGGTCTGATGGTCGAGATCCTCTGCGGGATCCTCTCCGGCAGTCACTTTGGACCTAATATCAGACAATGGAAGGGGAAAGAGAGGATCGCCGATCTTGGACACTGTTTCATGGCGATCAATCCGGAAGCTTTCGGACCCGGATCGAAAGACAGGCTGGCTACTCTGTTGAAACAGCTGAGGGAACTGCCACGAGCTGGAGACAAGCCTATCTTAGTTGCTGGGGACCCGGAGAAGGTCACCATGGAACGCGTGGATCAGTCTGGGGGAATCGCTTATCATCCTAATCAGATCAAGGATGCCGAGGAGTTCGCGAAGCGTCTGGGCGTTCAGCCTATGAAGACTGTTTCCGTAAAGGGTCAATAG
- the LOC116427058 gene encoding putative oxidoreductase YjmC isoform X2, which produces MASSDSTRLVGAAGVVPKDEVVRFVRDCLCKVGTTSEDGQVVGHHLMTADYCGHFSHGLNRLWLYVHDLESKITDPAAKPEIVTDFQAIALVSGNNGLGHVVGKYCMELAIEKAKKFGIGMVSAKSSNHYGICGYYTRMAMDQGLIGFSCTNTSPLMAPTRSKGKGLGTNPLSLGMTAANDDRFLLDMATTTVALGKLELAVTKKEPIPVGWALGSDGKVTTDSEDACKTGILMPLGGEENTSGYKGYGLGLMVEILCGILSGSHFGPNIRQWKGKERIADLGHCFMAINPEAFGPGSKDRLATLLKQLRELPRAGDKPILVAGDPEKVTMERVDQSGGIAYHPNQIKDAEEFAKRLGVQPMKTVSVKGQ; this is translated from the exons ATGGCGTCGTCTGACAGCACGCGATTGGTCGGCGCCGCCGGCGTGGTACCCAAGGACGAGGTGGTCAGGTTCGTTCGGGACTGCTTGTGCAAGGTCGGGACGACCAGCGAGGACGGCCAGGTTGTCGGCCATCATCTGATGACCGCGGACTACTGCGGCCATTTCAGTCATGGGCTGAACAGGCTGTGGCTGTACGTGCACGATCTGGAGAGCAAGATCACGGACCCTGCTGCTAAGCCAGAGATCGTCACCGATTTTCAG GCGATAGCTCTGGTCAGCGGCAACAATGGCCTGGGCCACGTGGTAGGCAAGTACTGCATGGAGCTAGCCATAGAGAAGGCGAAGAAGTTCGGGATAGGCATGGTGTCGGCCAAATCCTCGAACCACTACGGCATCTGCGGCTACTACACTAGAATGGCGATGGACCAGGGCTTAATCGGCTTCAGTTGCACCAACACCAGCCCGCTGATGGCTCCCACGCGCAGCAAAGGCAAAGGTTTAGGCACCAATCCCCTATCTTTAGGAATGACGGCTGCGAACGACGATCGTTTCCTCTTGGACATGGCTACCACGACGGTAGCTTTGGGGAAATTGGAGCTGGCAGTGACGAAGAAGGAGCCCATCCCCGTTGGATGGGCTCTGGgcagcgatgggaaggtcaccACTGACTCCGAAGACGCGTGCAAGACTGGAATACTGATGCCTCTGGGCGGAGAGGAGAACACTTCGGGGTATAAAGGCTACGGTCTAGGTCTGATGGTCGAGATCCTCTGCGGGATCCTCTCCGGCAGTCACTTTGGACCTAATATCAGACAATGGAAGGGGAAAGAGAGGATCGCCGATCTTGGACACTGTTTCATGGCGATCAATCCGGAAGCTTTCGGACCCGGATCGAAAGACAGGCTGGCTACTCTGTTGAAACAGCTGAGGGAACTGCCACGAGCTGGAGACAAGCCTATCTTAGTTGCTGGGGACCCGGAGAAGGTCACCATGGAACGCGTGGATCAGTCTGGGGGAATCGCTTATCATCCTAATCAGATCAAGGATGCCGAGGAGTTCGCGAAGCGTCTGGGCGTTCAGCCTATGAAGACTGTTTCCGTAAAGGGTCAATAG